One Brachyspira pilosicoli P43/6/78 genomic window carries:
- the rsmG gene encoding 16S rRNA (guanine(527)-N(7))-methyltransferase RsmG: protein MIYDDLCIELDKLSLFKDDDNDLKKRKIIDYASLVMDYNKNINITGAKDIQTFLDEHILDSLLALDVFRDYDNIIDVGSGAGLPSIPLAIMYNDKKFTLCESKNKKSDFLVIAKEKLHLTNINIASKNVYELKEKYDTITSRAFSDIKTLIRIFKKIKTKNASLIAYKGKLQTIEEELKEINDIHKYDVNIVKLASKEKERHLVIIRDK, encoded by the coding sequence ATGATTTATGATGATTTATGTATTGAATTAGATAAATTATCTTTATTTAAAGATGATGATAATGATTTAAAAAAAAGAAAGATAATAGATTATGCATCTTTAGTTATGGATTATAATAAAAATATAAATATAACAGGTGCTAAAGATATTCAGACATTTTTAGATGAGCATATTCTTGATTCTCTTTTGGCATTAGATGTATTTAGAGATTATGATAATATTATAGATGTTGGAAGCGGGGCAGGACTTCCTTCTATTCCGCTTGCTATAATGTATAATGATAAAAAGTTTACATTATGCGAGTCTAAAAATAAGAAGTCTGATTTTTTAGTTATAGCTAAAGAGAAATTGCATCTTACTAATATAAATATTGCATCAAAAAATGTATATGAATTAAAAGAGAAATATGACACAATTACATCAAGGGCTTTTTCTGATATAAAAACTCTTATTAGAATATTTAAAAAGATAAAGACTAAAAATGCCTCTCTAATAGCATATAAGGGAAAACTTCAAACAATAGAAGAAGAGCTTAAAGAGATTAACGATATACATAAATATGATGTTAATATAGTGAAGTTAGCTTCAAAGGAAAAAGAAAGACATTTAGTGATAATAAGAGACAAATAG
- the fsa gene encoding fructose-6-phosphate aldolase yields MKFFIDTANVDDIRKANDMGVICGVTTNPSLIAKEGRDFKKTIEEITTIVDGPISGEVKATTVKAEDMIAEGREIAKIHKNMVVKIPMTVEGLKAVKVLSKEGIKTNVTLIFSANQALLAARAGATYVSPFLGRLDDISTDGLELIRTISDIFATHAIETEIISASVRHPIHVTECALAGADIATVPYNVIEQMTKHPLTDQGIEKFKKDYEAVFGK; encoded by the coding sequence ATGAAATTTTTCATAGATACAGCTAATGTTGATGATATAAGAAAAGCTAATGATATGGGCGTGATATGCGGAGTTACTACAAACCCATCATTAATAGCAAAAGAAGGAAGAGATTTTAAAAAAACAATAGAAGAAATAACTACAATTGTTGATGGACCTATTTCCGGAGAGGTAAAAGCTACTACTGTAAAAGCAGAAGATATGATAGCTGAAGGAAGAGAAATAGCTAAAATACATAAAAACATGGTAGTAAAAATTCCTATGACTGTAGAAGGATTAAAAGCTGTAAAAGTATTATCTAAAGAAGGAATAAAAACTAATGTTACTTTAATATTCTCAGCTAATCAGGCATTACTTGCTGCAAGAGCAGGTGCAACTTATGTTTCTCCTTTCTTAGGAAGACTTGATGACATATCTACTGACGGTCTTGAACTTATTAGAACAATATCTGATATTTTTGCTACACATGCAATAGAAACAGAAATAATTTCAGCAAGTGTTCGCCACCCTATACATGTTACAGAATGTGCTTTAGCTGGTGCTGATATTGCTACTGTACCTTATAATGTAATTGAACAAATGACTAAACACCCTCTCACTGACCAAGGTATAGAAAAATTCAAAAAAGATTATGAAGCTGTTTTTGGTAAATAA
- a CDS encoding BatD family protein codes for MVSVEGKVNRKSIYKWQNIKYTLTFTGDANSFKAEGLDENSISDFEIINKRIESETIDKDNSDIKTVYKIIYTLKPINKGKLKIPELEARYYELERGNNLIPNEEPLSEYNIRVFGNSFLIIMIGQWVLIVLIVYLLYKFIKKQHKN; via the coding sequence ATGGTTTCTGTTGAAGGTAAGGTTAATAGAAAGAGTATATATAAATGGCAGAACATAAAATATACTTTAACTTTTACAGGAGATGCGAATAGTTTTAAGGCTGAAGGATTAGACGAAAACTCTATAAGCGATTTTGAAATAATAAACAAAAGAATAGAAAGCGAAACCATAGATAAAGATAATTCCGATATAAAAACTGTATACAAAATAATATATACATTAAAACCTATTAATAAAGGTAAATTAAAAATACCAGAATTAGAGGCTCGTTATTATGAACTTGAGAGGGGAAATAATTTAATACCAAATGAAGAGCCTTTGAGTGAATACAACATTAGAGTTTTTGGCAATTCATTTTTAATTATAATGATTGGGCAATGGGTACTTATAGTTCTTATAGTGTATTTATTATATAAATTTATAAAAAAACAGCATAAAAATTAA
- a CDS encoding AAA family ATPase, whose amino-acid sequence MTKDLQAISEAANAALDVVNAVKDEIKKVIVGQENMIDKLLLGIVCDGHVLLEGVPGLAKTLTVKTLASTIDATFKRIQFTPDLLPADIIGTEIYDIKNSVFLPKQGPIFSNIILADEINRSPAKVQSALLEAMEEHQVTIGDKTYKLPEVFLVLATQNPIEQEGTYPLPEAQVDRFMLKVIVKYPLKSEEKTIIKNMSSSKPEEVKPITTIETINKLRILAKQIYIEDKLLDYIVNIIDATRNPIEYKLKEEYIDYGASPRAGIYLTKAAKANAMMSGRGFVIPEDIRAVAYEVLRHRISVSYEAQAENVSSDMIIEELLSNINVP is encoded by the coding sequence ATGACTAAGGATTTACAGGCTATTTCAGAAGCAGCCAATGCGGCATTAGATGTTGTGAATGCAGTAAAAGATGAGATTAAAAAAGTAATAGTTGGGCAAGAGAATATGATAGATAAGCTTTTGCTTGGCATAGTATGTGATGGGCACGTATTGCTTGAAGGGGTACCTGGTCTTGCAAAAACGCTTACAGTAAAAACTTTAGCTTCTACAATAGATGCTACTTTTAAAAGAATACAGTTTACACCCGATTTGCTTCCTGCAGATATAATAGGTACAGAGATATATGATATTAAAAATTCAGTTTTCTTACCAAAGCAAGGACCAATATTTTCAAACATCATACTTGCAGACGAGATAAACCGTTCTCCTGCTAAAGTGCAATCTGCTTTGCTTGAGGCCATGGAAGAACATCAAGTTACAATAGGCGATAAAACATATAAACTTCCAGAAGTATTTTTAGTATTAGCTACTCAAAACCCAATAGAGCAGGAAGGTACTTATCCTTTACCAGAGGCACAAGTTGATAGATTTATGCTAAAAGTAATTGTAAAATACCCCCTAAAAAGCGAAGAGAAAACTATAATAAAAAATATGTCTTCTTCAAAACCAGAGGAAGTAAAACCTATCACAACAATAGAAACAATAAACAAATTAAGAATATTAGCTAAACAAATATATATAGAAGATAAATTATTAGACTATATAGTTAATATAATAGATGCGACAAGAAACCCAATAGAATATAAACTTAAAGAGGAGTATATTGATTATGGTGCTTCTCCTAGAGCTGGTATATATCTTACAAAAGCAGCTAAGGCTAATGCTATGATGAGCGGCAGAGGCTTTGTGATACCGGAAGATATTAGAGCTGTTGCTTATGAGGTTTTAAGACATAGAATAAGTGTAAGTTATGAGGCACAAGCTGAGAATGTAAGCAGCGATATGATTATAGAGGAACTTCTTTCAAACATCAATGTGCCTTAA
- a CDS encoding aryl-sulfate sulfotransferase, protein MKNILLTFLFSFLFIVNCSANEKELEENIIEPNKLTPLGTIILNPYDIAPLSASYVISNTNNYPITVTVKGLYNEPDIIHTYPANYGKEFEIHGLFPEATNTIIINDAGREIVENHYIKKIYHDDVYIDSKYAVEVNKLTNDDGNNPELYFIQYFNGWYPTATIGISKNGYVRYFIKGVTASKIAIEGNKFLIYPMYEGKIYNMLGKELVKYPSNSHHDTIKKDDNYIYLSASKWGGDDEITEIDFYGNIVRKMSFASIIRDIVVPNNDKNEIRILNRIVFDENNIFIDENGEQKSIDWFHANSLVYDKDTDILYISSRNLGVFAIDYSDWKLIWWFADETLNTRTGNAYGQIPYKDNLGDLPSLDAYRVKGDALTDGPKNQHALILLENGNLGMLDNQGDANRNSKGSRYVEYNITGEHGYYTAIKTDEFRDASLYSRITSDADIKGNNLLLTYGTIRTVLEVDKQTKEVLFKAKFDMPKSELYYRADKLPLYYEEGREYFEDANMKN, encoded by the coding sequence ATGAAAAACATTCTATTAACCTTTTTATTTAGTTTTTTATTTATAGTAAACTGTAGTGCAAATGAAAAGGAGTTAGAAGAAAATATTATTGAGCCTAATAAACTCACACCATTAGGCACTATAATATTAAACCCTTATGATATAGCTCCATTATCTGCTTCTTATGTTATAAGCAATACAAACAACTATCCAATAACTGTAACTGTTAAAGGGCTATACAATGAACCTGATATAATTCATACATATCCAGCTAATTACGGCAAAGAGTTTGAAATACATGGACTTTTCCCAGAGGCTACAAATACAATTATTATCAATGATGCAGGAAGAGAAATTGTAGAAAATCATTATATAAAAAAGATTTATCATGATGATGTATATATTGATTCAAAATATGCTGTAGAAGTTAATAAACTTACAAACGACGACGGAAATAATCCTGAATTATATTTTATTCAATATTTTAATGGCTGGTATCCTACTGCTACTATAGGTATATCAAAAAATGGTTATGTGAGATATTTTATTAAAGGAGTTACTGCTTCAAAAATCGCTATAGAGGGCAATAAGTTTTTAATATATCCTATGTATGAAGGCAAAATTTATAATATGCTTGGAAAGGAACTTGTAAAATATCCGAGCAATTCTCATCATGACACTATAAAAAAAGATGATAATTATATTTATTTATCTGCAAGCAAATGGGGCGGAGATGATGAGATTACAGAGATTGACTTTTATGGAAATATAGTTAGGAAGATGAGTTTTGCTTCTATTATAAGAGATATAGTAGTTCCTAATAATGATAAAAATGAAATAAGAATATTAAACAGAATAGTGTTTGATGAAAACAATATATTTATAGATGAAAACGGAGAGCAGAAATCTATAGACTGGTTTCATGCTAATTCACTTGTTTATGATAAAGATACTGATATACTTTATATCTCTTCAAGGAATTTAGGAGTATTTGCAATTGATTACAGCGATTGGAAACTTATATGGTGGTTTGCAGATGAAACATTAAACACAAGAACAGGAAATGCATATGGTCAGATTCCTTATAAAGATAATTTAGGAGATTTGCCTTCATTGGATGCATACAGAGTAAAAGGAGATGCACTCACAGATGGACCAAAAAATCAGCATGCATTAATACTTTTAGAAAATGGAAACTTAGGCATGCTTGATAATCAGGGAGATGCCAACAGAAACTCTAAAGGCTCAAGATATGTAGAGTATAATATTACAGGAGAGCATGGTTATTATACTGCGATTAAAACAGATGAGTTTAGAGATGCTTCGCTTTATTCGAGAATTACTTCAGATGCTGACATTAAAGGAAATAATTTACTTTTAACTTATGGAACTATAAGAACTGTATTAGAAGTAGATAAACAAACAAAAGAAGTTTTATTTAAAGCTAAGTTTGATATGCCTAAATCTGAATTATATTACAGAGCAGACAAATTACCTTTATATTATGAAGAGGGAAGAGAGTACTTTGAAGATGCTAATATGAAGAATTAA
- a CDS encoding Na+/H+ antiporter NhaC family protein — translation MEHYGLFGIIPPLLAIILALLTKEVIISLTVGILSGTLILAHGNIFTAITIFTDKVAAMTGDSWNVRILLFCALLGAFVSMLSKTGATKAFGLWASKYLKTKKSVLIFTWFFGLIIFIDDYFNSLSVGTVMRPAFDEKKISRAKLAYILDSTAAPVCILAPISTWVVTVMSYIRDSEGFESLNMSEFIFFIKMIPYSVYPLLALAFVVLISLFFKDFGPMKRSEDDAANGKLFNEDLYGACPGNLETISGDSAKWYDMVIAIVVLILVCIVMFPITTYMGLVGSDGIETLSQAFNSTTITNAFIQTDASKALFYGAVISLIIMYIYYVARRLLNVRSAGNAIMEGIKSMVPALVVLALAWTIGNVIKSSPEEGGLGLASFLSEVVKGGGFPLWLLPAIGYLLGCVIAFSTGTSWGTFAILIPIVIPIATGLANANGYSGEQLLNVLLISVGSLVSGAVFGDHCSPISDTTILSSTGSNCPLLEHVSTQLPYASLVAIASFIGVIVGGITLNPFLALLTGFVIMCIMAILAPKFYDRKMIK, via the coding sequence ATGGAACATTACGGTTTATTTGGTATTATACCTCCGCTTTTGGCTATAATACTCGCCCTTCTTACAAAAGAGGTAATAATCTCTTTAACTGTTGGTATACTTTCCGGTACTTTAATACTTGCACATGGCAACATATTTACTGCTATCACTATATTTACAGATAAAGTTGCTGCTATGACTGGGGACTCTTGGAATGTAAGAATACTTTTGTTTTGTGCTTTGCTTGGTGCATTTGTAAGCATGCTTTCAAAAACAGGTGCTACTAAAGCTTTTGGTTTATGGGCTAGTAAATACCTTAAAACTAAAAAGAGTGTATTAATATTTACTTGGTTTTTTGGACTTATTATATTTATAGACGATTATTTTAATAGTCTTTCTGTGGGTACTGTAATGCGCCCTGCTTTCGATGAAAAAAAGATTTCTAGAGCTAAACTTGCTTATATATTAGATTCTACTGCTGCTCCTGTTTGTATACTTGCACCTATATCTACTTGGGTTGTAACTGTTATGAGCTATATTAGAGATTCTGAGGGGTTTGAATCTTTGAATATGAGTGAGTTTATCTTCTTTATAAAAATGATACCTTATTCGGTTTATCCGCTTTTAGCTTTGGCTTTTGTAGTATTAATTTCACTATTTTTTAAAGATTTCGGACCTATGAAAAGAAGTGAAGATGATGCTGCTAATGGTAAATTATTTAATGAAGATTTATATGGTGCTTGTCCTGGTAATTTAGAGACTATTTCAGGCGACAGTGCTAAATGGTATGACATGGTTATAGCTATAGTAGTATTAATATTGGTTTGTATAGTGATGTTTCCTATTACAACATATATGGGCTTAGTTGGTTCTGATGGTATAGAAACTTTATCACAAGCTTTTAACAGTACTACTATTACAAATGCTTTTATACAAACAGATGCTTCTAAAGCTTTGTTTTATGGAGCAGTTATTTCGCTTATAATAATGTATATTTATTATGTTGCTAGAAGACTATTAAATGTTCGTTCTGCCGGTAATGCTATAATGGAAGGTATAAAATCAATGGTGCCTGCTTTGGTAGTATTAGCTTTGGCTTGGACTATTGGTAATGTTATAAAATCATCTCCAGAAGAAGGCGGTTTAGGTTTAGCTTCTTTCCTATCAGAAGTTGTTAAAGGCGGCGGTTTCCCTCTTTGGCTTCTTCCTGCTATTGGTTATTTGCTTGGCTGTGTTATAGCTTTCTCTACTGGAACAAGCTGGGGTACTTTTGCTATACTTATTCCTATAGTAATACCTATTGCTACAGGTCTTGCTAATGCTAATGGTTATTCTGGAGAACAGCTTTTGAATGTACTTCTTATTAGTGTAGGTTCTTTGGTTTCTGGTGCTGTATTTGGAGACCACTGCTCTCCTATATCTGATACTACTATACTTTCTTCTACTGGAAGTAACTGTCCTTTATTGGAACACGTTAGTACACAGCTTCCTTATGCTAGTTTGGTAGCTATTGCTTCATTTATAGGAGTTATAGTTGGAGGTATTACTTTAAATCCTTTCTTGGCTTTATTAACAGGATTTGTAATAATGTGTATAATGGCTATACTAGCACCAAAATTTTATGATAGAAAAATGATAAAATAA
- a CDS encoding PTS sugar transporter subunit IIB — MKKILVVCRTGMGSSMLLKIKVEQAVSALNADAEVYHDVTSAIDGYNDVDILVTMKDLADELQGRFPIVIGIESITNKEEIKSKISEALSK; from the coding sequence ATGAAAAAAATTTTGGTCGTTTGCCGAACAGGCATGGGAAGTAGTATGCTTCTCAAAATAAAAGTAGAACAGGCTGTATCAGCATTAAATGCAGATGCAGAGGTGTATCATGATGTAACATCAGCTATAGATGGATATAATGATGTTGATATATTAGTTACGATGAAAGATTTAGCTGATGAACTTCAAGGCAGATTCCCTATAGTAATCGGTATAGAATCTATCACAAATAAAGAAGAAATAAAATCTAAAATATCAGAAGCTTTAAGCAAATAA
- a CDS encoding PTS ascorbate transporter subunit IIC codes for MITGILNFIVYDLLGTSSILVGFIAMFGLILQKKKWDKVVIGTIKTIVGFIIFSAGSSLATSSLNSFQTLFTKAFNLEGVLPLAEAVTALAQNKFGPIVALIMVTGFIANLIIARLTPFKYIFLTGQHNLYLAALLTVIFKANGVSDGLTIGLGAIILGASAALFPAIAQRGMKKITGENEIAMGHYVTLAYALSSFIGSKVGKPEDSTEKLKLPSWLMIFKDYVVSVALSVAVFYYISAFMAGKAEVEALSGNVSWILFPFLQSLSFAASLFIIITGVRMVLGEIVSAFVGISEKLIPNAKPALDCPVVFQYAPTATVIGFLSAYIGGLLCIPVFIALKTPVIIPVAVPYFFIGATAGVFGNATGGWKGAIAGGFITGILIAVGPALIYPIMSSIGLTGTSFPETDFVSVGLILNAILSIFN; via the coding sequence ATGATTACAGGAATATTAAATTTTATAGTTTATGATTTATTAGGTACTAGTTCTATATTAGTTGGTTTTATAGCTATGTTTGGTCTTATCTTACAAAAGAAGAAATGGGATAAGGTTGTAATCGGTACTATAAAAACAATAGTTGGATTTATAATTTTTAGTGCTGGTTCTTCTTTGGCAACTAGTTCATTAAATTCTTTCCAAACTTTATTTACAAAAGCATTTAATTTGGAAGGAGTATTACCTTTAGCTGAAGCTGTTACAGCATTGGCTCAAAATAAATTTGGACCTATAGTTGCTTTAATAATGGTTACCGGTTTTATAGCTAATTTAATAATAGCTAGATTAACTCCATTTAAATACATATTTTTAACAGGTCAGCACAATTTATATTTAGCAGCACTTTTAACTGTAATATTTAAAGCAAACGGTGTATCTGATGGTCTTACTATAGGATTGGGAGCTATTATATTAGGAGCTTCTGCAGCATTATTCCCTGCTATAGCACAAAGAGGTATGAAGAAAATTACTGGTGAAAATGAGATAGCTATGGGACACTATGTTACATTAGCTTATGCTTTATCATCTTTCATAGGTTCTAAAGTTGGTAAACCAGAAGACAGTACTGAAAAATTAAAATTACCTTCTTGGCTTATGATATTTAAAGATTATGTTGTTTCAGTAGCTTTATCTGTTGCAGTGTTCTATTATATATCAGCATTTATGGCTGGTAAAGCAGAAGTTGAGGCTTTATCTGGAAATGTTAGCTGGATATTATTCCCATTTTTACAATCATTATCATTTGCAGCTTCATTATTTATAATCATCACTGGTGTAAGAATGGTATTAGGTGAAATAGTTTCTGCATTTGTTGGTATTTCTGAAAAACTTATTCCTAATGCAAAACCTGCTTTAGACTGTCCTGTAGTATTCCAGTATGCTCCTACTGCTACTGTTATAGGATTCTTATCTGCTTATATAGGCGGTTTATTATGTATACCTGTATTTATAGCTTTAAAAACACCTGTAATTATACCTGTTGCTGTTCCTTATTTCTTCATAGGTGCTACTGCTGGTGTATTTGGTAATGCTACAGGCGGTTGGAAAGGTGCTATTGCTGGAGGATTTATCACTGGTATACTTATAGCTGTTGGACCTGCTTTAATATACCCTATAATGAGTTCTATAGGTTTAACAGGTACTTCTTTCCCAGAAACAGACTTTGTTAGTGTTGGTTTAATATTAAATGCTATATTAAGCATATTCAATTAA
- a CDS encoding transketolase, translating into MSSIEELEKKAKKCRQTLLQMVYDSKGVAHLGGSLSAMDMAVAVYDKYINDLKDSNRSRFVLSKGHVVVMQYAIFANMGIIPMEELKTLKHVNSHLQGHPDINKIPETEMNTGLLGQGLAVAMGMAYARKLNNNSNKIFALCGDAELHEGQIWETVQQAAHFKLDNLVAIIDNNGLSSHDPVNEVINLGSLEDKFNSFNWNVITVKDGNNMKDVVEALDKLDKLNGKPVAIIMKTVKGKGVSFLENNPNCHSVTISDKDFEQVKKDLDM; encoded by the coding sequence ATGAGTTCTATAGAAGAATTAGAAAAGAAAGCGAAGAAATGCAGACAAACACTTCTTCAAATGGTTTATGATTCAAAAGGTGTAGCACATTTAGGCGGATCTTTATCTGCTATGGATATGGCTGTTGCTGTGTATGATAAATATATTAATGATTTAAAAGATAGTAATAGATCTCGTTTTGTATTATCTAAAGGACATGTTGTTGTTATGCAATATGCTATATTTGCTAATATGGGTATTATACCTATGGAAGAGCTAAAAACATTAAAGCATGTTAATAGCCATCTTCAAGGACACCCAGATATTAACAAGATACCAGAAACAGAGATGAATACTGGTCTTTTAGGTCAGGGTTTAGCTGTTGCTATGGGTATGGCTTATGCTAGAAAATTAAATAATAACAGCAATAAAATATTTGCTTTATGCGGTGATGCTGAGCTTCATGAAGGTCAAATTTGGGAAACTGTTCAGCAGGCTGCACATTTCAAATTGGATAATTTAGTAGCTATTATAGATAATAACGGACTATCTTCACATGACCCTGTTAATGAAGTTATTAATTTAGGTTCTTTGGAAGATAAGTTTAATAGCTTTAATTGGAATGTAATAACAGTAAAAGACGGAAACAATATGAAAGATGTTGTTGAAGCATTAGACAAATTAGATAAATTAAATGGAAAACCTGTTGCTATTATAATGAAAACAGTAAAAGGTAAAGGTGTTTCTTTCTTAGAAAATAACCCTAATTGCCATTCTGTAACTATAAGTGATAAAGATTTTGAGCAAGTAAAAAAAGATTTAGATATGTAA
- a CDS encoding transketolase family protein, with translation MINIEKNSAPRAIIGKHLTSLIEKNNKIIVIDNDLGTSTSSYDVTKTFPKNYWELGIGEQSSLSAATGLALEGMYPVYVNFAIFATGTIWTQIRQAAYAKANLKIIATHPGLDAGPDGASHQATQDMALMRCVPNMNVLLPLDENDVKSAITYALNNKGLYYVRVSREPVPIIYNSPEEANFDITNKEIAKTGDDVALFFDGSSFEQAIAAANLLEKNNITYRLIHVRSLKPLDSKNIIENAKQVKCVVSLENHSVIGGLGSAIAEVLAEHKDVAPLKIVGCQDTFTESGKSTELKAKYGVSGENVLSRVKEVIK, from the coding sequence ATGATAAACATAGAAAAAAATTCAGCTCCTAGAGCGATAATAGGAAAACATTTAACTAGTTTAATAGAAAAAAATAATAAGATTATAGTTATAGACAATGATTTAGGTACTTCAACATCTTCTTATGATGTAACTAAAACTTTCCCAAAAAATTATTGGGAATTAGGTATTGGTGAGCAAAGTTCTTTGAGTGCTGCTACTGGTTTAGCATTAGAAGGAATGTATCCTGTATATGTTAATTTTGCTATATTTGCTACTGGTACTATATGGACACAAATTAGACAGGCTGCTTATGCTAAAGCTAATCTTAAAATAATAGCTACTCACCCAGGTTTAGATGCTGGTCCAGACGGTGCAAGCCACCAAGCTACACAAGATATGGCTTTAATGCGTTGTGTTCCAAATATGAATGTACTTCTTCCTCTTGATGAAAATGATGTAAAATCTGCTATTACTTATGCTCTTAACAATAAAGGTCTTTATTATGTAAGAGTATCAAGAGAGCCTGTACCTATAATTTATAATTCTCCTGAAGAGGCTAATTTTGATATTACAAATAAAGAAATTGCTAAAACTGGTGATGATGTTGCTTTATTCTTTGACGGTTCTTCTTTTGAACAAGCTATTGCAGCTGCTAACTTATTAGAGAAAAATAATATTACTTATCGTTTAATACATGTTCGTTCTTTAAAGCCATTAGACAGCAAAAACATTATAGAGAATGCTAAACAAGTAAAATGTGTTGTAAGTTTAGAGAACCATAGTGTTATAGGCGGTTTGGGAAGTGCTATAGCTGAGGTGCTTGCTGAGCATAAAGATGTTGCTCCTTTAAAAATAGTTGGATGTCAGGATACTTTCACTGAATCTGGTAAATCTACAGAATTAAAAGCTAAATACGGCGTATCTGGAGAAAATGTTTTAAGCAGAGTAAAAGAAGTAATAAAATAA
- a CDS encoding PTS sugar transporter subunit IIA, translating into MSGLVDMLKELDSVKIIDNTNNWQDAVEECFKPLLKKEYINKEYIQKVIDSGKELNFYYLIGKHLAMPHAKRRIWGF; encoded by the coding sequence ATGTCTGGTTTGGTAGATATGCTAAAAGAACTTGATTCTGTCAAGATTATTGATAATACTAATAATTGGCAGGATGCAGTTGAAGAATGTTTTAAGCCTTTACTAAAAAAAGAGTATATTAATAAAGAGTATATACAAAAGGTTATAGATTCTGGTAAGGAACTTAATTTTTACTATCTTATAGGTAAACATTTAGCTATGCCTCATGCTAAAAGAAGAATCTGGGGTTTTTAA
- a CDS encoding PTS sugar transporter subunit IIA, translated as MLKEESGVFKNGITLLVVKNGVNFENHSNNPIYCLIGLAAVDNDSHIEIMSDILDIFGSEEDGVVANELRNMNSEEEIINYLLNKKSN; from the coding sequence ATGCTAAAAGAAGAATCTGGGGTTTTTAAAAATGGCATTACTTTGCTTGTAGTAAAAAATGGAGTTAATTTTGAGAATCATTCTAATAATCCCATTTATTGTTTAATAGGATTAGCTGCTGTGGATAATGATTCGCATATAGAGATTATGTCTGATATATTAGATATATTTGGAAGCGAAGAAGATGGGGTTGTTGCGAATGAATTAAGAAATATGAACTCTGAAGAAGAGATTATTAATTATCTTTTAAATAAAAAATCTAATTAA
- a CDS encoding PTS sugar transporter subunit IIB, translating into MLKFIAACGSGLGSSLMVSMNVSKVLKELGIEAEVEHSDISNAVFKNADYYVLGRDVAESSAVSSIDKEKIIVLQSILSVDELRNKIKEKLNIQ; encoded by the coding sequence ATGTTAAAATTTATAGCAGCTTGCGGATCCGGTTTAGGATCATCTTTAATGGTTTCTATGAATGTATCTAAAGTTTTAAAAGAACTTGGCATAGAAGCTGAAGTAGAACATAGCGATATATCAAATGCTGTATTTAAAAATGCTGATTATTATGTATTAGGCAGAGATGTTGCAGAGTCATCAGCAGTAAGTTCTATAGATAAAGAAAAAATAATAGTATTACAAAGTATATTAAGTGTAGATGAATTAAGAAACAAAATAAAAGAAAAACTTAATATTCAATAA